TTGATGCACTAAACCAATGTCATTATGAAATTACGTATAAAACTGAAAAACCTAAAAGCAAATAAATTGAAAGGAAATGTTTTTTATCTCTCGCAGCATATGTGACCGTGTAAACAAATAATTCAAACACGGGGCAGGGcaggtaaaaaataaataatttttttccaaTGAAATATGAAGTAACTAATGCTTCAAATAAATGGCAGAGCAAGCCATACAAATTATTGTATTTTTTGGTGACAAATATTATTAAGCTATGATTGATCATAGAATCACCAATGAACTCTAAAATATTATCTTTGAGCTCGAAAAATTCAGGGACCTTAAAGTTGATGAAACCTACGAATCTTTGCATTCTTTGGTCAGAATGTAGTCCACTGCCTCTTCTACACTGTCAACAACCTGCAGAAGCGAAATTCTATTATAAATAATACTCACCCCAAAGTAGTGGCAGCCATGGCCATGAAATAAACTATTGTTTATCCTTTACAGTGCATCTAAATCAAATTGCTTATCCATTTAGTTTTAAGCAGGCTGCCTACTTCTTGTTACCATCTATGCATCTAGTGTAGAAGAGAAAACATGTGTTtctccaaaaaaaaataaaaaaagtaaaatacaaaacaTAAGCCCGTATCTAAGAAGAGCATGAAGGAGTTACCAGATCCGCTGGGAATTTGTGATGATTTTCCTTCCCCTTGAATACTCCAGTTCTCGTGAGAATAGAAAACCAAGGATGGCCAGTCTGAAATGCATAGTTTCATTCATAGCATCATTTGTTTGCATATAGCTTTATGTATTATACTAGTGAAGTCTAACTTCGACAGACATACCTGTCGTGCACCCCTAATGTCAACTGCAGGATTATCTCCAATCATGTAAAGTGTTTTAAAATGTTGAGCATTGTTATGATTTTTAGCAGGGACATCATTGTAAAACAGCGGAACAAGTTGTCGTAACACAATCTCTGCATTCTGGAATACAGATGGATTAGGTTTGCCAAAACTTGTGTAATCCAGAGGTTGAGAGTGAATACTGCATACAAAGCTTTCCATGGttagaattggagacattatcatGGAACTAGATAAAATTGACCATAGTCTTGGTTGTCTGCTTAAAAGCTTCTTCATCAACATTCAACAGTAAGATAATTGGCAGTCTTACCTATTGAAGATGGATTCTAATGCAATCCTGAAAGCTCCCATTCCCAGACGTTCAGAAGGAAATGCAGTCTACCTTTTGTGGGACCTTGTCAGTGATCATAGTACTATATAATACTTCAACAGGATTCCACATAATCTCTATCTATCTGCAAAATTATCTGTAGCAAACATCAACCAACCTGGTATTCAAGGTCATCATTTGCAAAATATAGACTTGGTTGTGGTCCAGTATTTCTTCCGGGCAGGCCTCCTGTTTTTAATATGTCGCATAGAACCTAGATGAGAAGTCTTGGTTAGTAACCGTCTCACCGATCTACCAATTCCATTAAAATATCAAATCAAAGAACTTTAAAAATCCTAAAGTAGAGattgtttatttgttttcatTTCGAGGAAAGACAAACTAAGCAATTATTCAAGTATATGATTTCTAAAACTATTAACGCTGACAACAGCTTAAGAGTATCAATGTTAAACCGAGTTGAATGTACTCATTTACGATCTTTAGCATTTCCTGTTTAGCTATGAAGTGCAAACAAAGTGATGGCCTATGGGTTGCCCAAACACAAATACCACCTTCATTTACTCACACATAATGGCCATGAGCCCAGAACCACCTAGTAGGTAACAACAAACCCCATAAGATACCAAAATCACTTTATATTTATAAACCAATTATGTTGTTTCATGTCATTTGCAAATCACACTGCTTTGTAAAAATGAAATGGTTGCACGATGGTTAAACTTTCCATTAACTTTTTATGTTTATAGACTTATAGTAAAagctatttaattaatttattattcttcATAAACTGTGATTCaaattttatacaaataattCACATGGATCAGACACAAAATCATTGTAACCTGTATGTCCCTGCTCCAATCAACAGGGTCACTAACTATGAATGCTGCTTGAACCCTTTCAGAGAAGACATCATTCCTTGGAGTGCTCTCATTAACCTTTATATTCTTGGTAGTCCATTTCTTGTATGGGGCCAATGGATCAATATGTTCAAAGCATGATGCATATTCATCAATTGTAAGAACATTTCTGAAGGAGAAAAAGTAAATTAGGAGAAAAAAAATAATCAGGCATTATAGATGCAAATTGCTTAACAGTTCCATGAAATATCAGACTGAGACAAAGCAAACCAATCATCTAAGAAACTTACTTAAAGCCATATTCAGACATCACTGCAGCAGGTTCCCCTTTTCCCGCAGCAACAACAAGCTCATTCTCAAATCTGTAAATTGAAATTTCTATGATGATAAATCTAACAATAAGAGTAGGACTGATGGCCCCAAACTGTATATTAACCACCTTACTGGTTCCACCGTAGTTTATTCATTTCTGCCAACAGATGATGTAATATACATACCTGCTAGCCAATTGCCTAAATGGTGAATGACCCTGTAAAACCTGCACATTGATCACATTTATATCTGTTCAGGCCACAAACCCTTCGCACATTCGAAAGAGAACTCAATGCTAAAGCACAAAAAGGCATTCGCTGGTATTTTCAGAGAGACATCTACATACAGAAAAAACAGACCAGAAAATAGCACAATACAAGGCATGAGGAAGAATGGTTGGTTATGGTTAATAAAAACACTGCAGATTTCCTAAAATACCTGTGCAGGTGAGATGTTTATACCCAATATTTGACTCAGCTCAGAGGCCCTTTTAGCTTCAGGAAAACCACCACCTGCATGAAACATAAAACTAATATCACAATAAAAGTGGCATATCAAAATTCCCACGTACCTGAAATTCAGAAACTAACAACACACAGCAAGAACGCACTATGACACAACTTCAAACATATGGCATAAAATCAGAAAGAGAACTCACCATTGGTAAGGAAGACATAAGGGACTCTGAGTCTACCTGAAAACAAAAATCAGATCAACAAAATTCATCACTCCTTAAAGGCTTAAATGCCGGATAAGAAATGAATACAGAAATTTAATTActctaattattaactatttgtTATTATAGTTACCAGTGGAATCGTATAATCTTCTTAGCGCTGCCGGAGAACCGCCGACCGGGGAGTTTCCGAGGAGAATGACTCCATCGATGTCGAACGCAATGCCAAAGGAAGGGCTAATACAGCAACAACATCGTTACCGAACTCAAATCCGAAAACTGAAGAATTCAAAAAGATATAAATGAGAAATAGAAGGTTTCAGTTTTGACGAACCGTTGTTGCGATGGCGAAGAGAGCTGAGAAAATGAGCGAGAAGGTGCTAGAGACGAGAACGTAGTTCGCTTCCTCACTTCGCTCTGCAATGCTTTCCTGAAGAGATGGAACCTCGCCATCGTTGATTCGTTTCTGTGTTTTCCGATCACCAGAGTGAACTACCCTGAGCTCAAGTTAGTTACCAGAAAACCACCGAATCATAACGGGTTCCCCAAGATTGGGCTTAGCCCATATAGGAGCCCAATATGAAAATCTCATATCTAGCCCACAACACCAATTCCTTCTTTGGGCTAAAAAGCTTACCAATTCATTTCACTGTTGTTCAAAAAATATTTAAGCGTGGGAATATACACGACCAAAAAAAAGCGTGGGAATATAGAATTCTATCTTCTAGATAGAGGCTTTTTTTAGTGTATATGaagtatttttgttaaattagtgTTTTAATTAGGGGAAATTGAAAAAATTATCATAATTTAGGGATTTTATTTGACCTGCATGTTCAAATTTTAAACGAAAATAAATATCTTATAACAATATTGAAGTTATTTTCTTCTATTATTTAAGATTGAGTATAACATAAAAATATTCGGAACCTCCAATTTATACATTTACTTAGCCTAATTACATCTGGGATAGCTATTACCTGATCACATCGATGTTACCAAACTTTTCAATTATTAATAGCACGGTTCCGAGTAGAACTAG
The DNA window shown above is from Arachis ipaensis cultivar K30076 chromosome B08, Araip1.1, whole genome shotgun sequence and carries:
- the LOC107614402 gene encoding uncharacterized CDP-alcohol phosphatidyltransferase class-I family protein C22A12.08c isoform X2, which encodes MFHAGGGFPEAKRASELSQILGINISPAQVLQGHSPFRQLASRFENELVVAAGKGEPAAVMSEYGFKNVLTIDEYASCFEHIDPLAPYKKWTTKNIKVNESTPRNDVFSERVQAAFIVSDPVDWSRDIQVLCDILKTGGLPGRNTGPQPSLYFANDDLEYQTAFPSERLGMGAFRIALESIFNSIHSQPLDYTSFGKPNPSVFQNAEIVLRQLVPLFYNDVPAKNHNNAQHFKTLYMIGDNPAVDIRGARQTGHPWFSILTRTGVFKGKENHHKFPADLVVDSVEEAVDYILTKECKDS
- the LOC107614402 gene encoding uncharacterized protein YKR070W isoform X1, with translation MARFHLFRKALQSEVRKRTTFSSLAPSRSFSQLSSPSQQRPSFGIAFDIDGVILLGNSPVGGSPAALRRLYDSTGRLRVPYVFLTNGGGFPEAKRASELSQILGINISPAQVLQGHSPFRQLASRFENELVVAAGKGEPAAVMSEYGFKNVLTIDEYASCFEHIDPLAPYKKWTTKNIKVNESTPRNDVFSERVQAAFIVSDPVDWSRDIQVLCDILKTGGLPGRNTGPQPSLYFANDDLEYQTAFPSERLGMGAFRIALESIFNSIHSQPLDYTSFGKPNPSVFQNAEIVLRQLVPLFYNDVPAKNHNNAQHFKTLYMIGDNPAVDIRGARQTGHPWFSILTRTGVFKGKENHHKFPADLVVDSVEEAVDYILTKECKDS